In Cervus elaphus chromosome 3, mCerEla1.1, whole genome shotgun sequence, the genomic stretch ttgacagtttttttttcttaaagactattttttaaatgtaagtataGCACtcctgcttgcttttttttttttcctttatttatttatttatttttcagtgggttttgtcatacattgatatgaatcagccatggagtgacatgtattccccatcccgatcccccctcccacctccctctccacccgattcctctgggtcttcccagtgcaccaggcccaagcacttgtctcatgcatcccacctgggctggtgatctgtttcaccatagataacatgcatgctgttctttcgaaacatcccatcctcgccttctcccacagagttcaaaagtctgttctgtacttctgtgtctctttttctgttttgcatatagggttatcattaccatctttctaagttctgtatatatgtgttagtatgctataatgttctttatctttctggcttacttcactctgtataaggggctccagtttcatccatctcattagaactggttcaaatgaattctttttaacggctgagtaatattccatggtgtatatgtactacagcttccttaactattcatctgctgaagggcatctaggttgcttccatgtcctggctattataaacagtgctgcgatgaacattggggtgcacgtgtctctttcggatctggtttcctcagtgtgtatgcccagaagtgggattgctgggtcatatggcagttctatttccagttttttaagaaatctccacactgttttccatagcggttgtactagtttgcattcccaccaacagtgtaagagggttcccttttctccacagcctctccagcatttattgcttgtagacttttggatagcagccatcctgactggtgtgtaatggtacctcattgtggttttgatttgcatttctctaatgagtgatgtttgttgagcatcttttcatgtgtttgttagccatctgtatgtcttctttggagaaatgtctgtttagttctttggcccattttttgattgggtcatttatttttctggaattgagctgcaggagttgcttgtatatttttgagattaatcctttgtctgtttcttcatttgctattattttctcccaatctgacggctgtcttttcaccttacttatagtttcttttgtagtgcaaaagcttttaagtttcattaggtcccatttgtttatttttgcttttatttccaatattctgggaggtgggtcatagaggatcttgctgtggtttatgtcggagagtgttttgcctatgttctcctctgggagttttatagtttctggtcttacatttagatctttaatccattttgagtttatttttgtgtatggtgttagaaagtgttctagtttcattcttttacaagtggttgaccagttttcccagcaccacttgttaaagaggttgtcttttttccattgtatatccttgcctcctttgtcaaagataaggtgtccgtaggttcgtggatttatctctgggctttctattctgttccattgatctatatttctgtctttgtgccagtaccatactgtcttgatgactgtggctttgtagtagagtctgaagtcaggcaggttgattcctccagttccattcttctttctcaagattactttggctattcgaggttttttgtatttccatacaaattgtgaaattatttggtctagttctgtgaaaaataccgttggtagcttgatagggattgcattgaatctacagattgctttgggtagaatagccattttgacaatattgattcttccaatccatgaacatggtatgtttctccatctgtttgtatcctctttgatttctttcatcggtgttttataattttctatgtataggtcttttgtttctttaggtagatatactcctaagtattttattctttttgttgcaatggtgaatggtattgtttccttaatttctctttctgttttttcattgttagtatataggaatgcaagggatttctgtgtgttgattttatatcctgcaactttactatattcattgattagctctagtaattttctggaagagtctttagggttttctatgtagaggatcatgtcatctgcaaacagcgagagtttcacttcttcttttcctatctggattccttttacttctttttctgctctgattgctgtggccaaaacttccaacactatgttgaatagtagtggtgagagtgggcacctttgtcttgttcctgatttcaggggaaatgctttcaatttttcaccattgagggtgatgcttgctgtgggtttgtcatatatagcttttattatgttgaggtatgttccttctattcctgctttctggagagttttaatcataaatgagtgttgaattttgtcaaaggctttctctgcagctattgagataatcatatggtttttatctttcaatttgttaatgtggtgtattacattgattgatttgcggatattaaagaatccttgcattcctgggataaagcccacttggtcatggtgtatgatttttttaatatgttgttggattctgtttgctagaattttgttaaggatttttgcatctatgttcatcagtgatattggcctgtagttttctttttttgtggcatctttgtctggttttggaattagggtgatggtggcctcatagaatgagtttggaagtttaccttcctctgcaattttctggaagagtttgagtaagataggtgttagctcttctctaaatttttggtagaattcagctgtgaagccatctggtcctgggcttttgtttgctggaagatttttgattacagtttcgatttccttgcttgtgatgggtctgttaagatcttctatttctttctggttcagttttggaaggttatacttttctaacaatttgtccatttcatccaagttgtccattttattggcatagagctgctggtagtagtctcttatgatcctttgtatttcagtgttgtctgttgtgatctctccattttcatttctaattttgttaatttagttcttctctctttgtttcttaatgagtcttgctaatggtttgtcaattttgtttattttttcaaaaaaccagcttttagctttgttgatttttgctatggtctctttagtttcttttgcatttatttctgccctgatttttaagatttctttccttctgctaactctgggattcttcatttcttccttctctaattgctttaggtgtagagttaggttatatatttggtttttttcttgtttcttgatgtaagcctgtaatgctaggaaccttccccttagcactgcttttacagtgtcccataggttttgggttgttgtgttttcattttcattcatttctatacatattttgatttcttttttgatttcttctatgatttgttggttattcagaagcgtgttatttagcctccatatatatgaatttttaacaatttttttcctgtaattgagatctaatcttactacaatgtggtcagaaaagatgactggaatgatttcagtttttttgaattttccaagatcagatttatggcccaggatgtgatctattctggagaaggttccgtgtgcacttgagaaaaaggtgaagttgcttgttttggggtgaaatgtcctatagatatcaattaggtctagctggtccattgtgtcatttaaggtttgtgtttccttgttaattttctgtttggttgatctatccatagttgtgagtggggtattaaagtctcccactattattgtgttactattaatttcctctttcatactcattagtgtttgccgtacatattgcggtgctcctatgttgggtgcatatatatttataattgttatatcttcttcttggattgatcctttgatcattatgtagtgtccttctttgtctcttttcacatcctttatctgaaagtctattttatctgatatgagtattgcgactcctgctttcttttggtctccttttgcatgaaatatttttttccagcccttcacttttagtctgtatgtgtctcttgctttgaggtgggtctcttgtagacagcatatataggggtcttgtttttgtatccattcagccaatctttgtcttttggttggggcattcaacccatttacatttagggtaattattgacaggtgtggtcccgttgccatttactttgttgttttgggttcacgtttatacaaactttctgtgtttcctgtctagagaagatcctttagcatttgttgaagagctggtttggtggtgctgaattctctcagcttttgcttgtctgtaaagcttttgaattctccttcatatctgaatgagatccttgctgggtacagtaatctaggttgtaggttattctctttcattactttcagtatgtcctgccattctcttctggcctggagggttgttatttgttgtttctcccttgctgcttttagtatttgttctttgtgtttgatctttgttaatttgattaatatgtgtcttggagtgtttcaccttgggtttatcctgtttgggactctctgggtttcttggacttgggtggctatttccttccccattttagggaagttttcagctattatctcctcaagtattttctcatggcctttctttttgtcttcttcttctgggactcctatgattcgaatgtttcCTGCTTGCTTTTGATTGCCATTTGTTTGGAAAACCTTTTTTTCCATCCCTTTACTTTCAGCCTATGTGTGCCCTTTAAGTTAAAGTGAATCTCATGTAAATAGCATGtagtttcatcttttttaaaaaattcattcagaCACTCCATATCTTTTGATTAGAACATTtactccatttacatttaaagtaattattgatagataagggcttcccaggtggcactggtggtaaagaagccagtgcaggagatgcaagagatgtgggttcaatccttgggttgggaagatcccctggggtaggaagtggtagtctactccagtattcttgcctggaaaattccatggacagtggagcctggagggctaccatctacagggtcacaaagtgtcggacacaactgagcacggtCACACAAAAGGACTTATTATTGCAGCTGTGCTAATTGTTTTCTGCCACTTTTGTGGCTCTTTcgttcctctttctttcttgctgTCTTCCACAAAGATTTGGTGGGGGTTTTTTTGGTAATgatatattttgattattttctctttatcagtTTTTAATCTACTCTAGGTCTTTTTCTTTGTGGTTGCTATGAGGTTTGCATAAAATTTCTCTTAgttataaaaaatttatttaaagctgATAACAATTTAATTTCAGTCACATATAAACACTTTTACTTCTTCTACCCAAAAATTTATGTTATTGATGTCAGAATTTACTTTTTACATTgtgtatccttttaaaaaatttagtggtTATCATGTACATTACTCCTAATACTTTGATCTTATACTGATAGGTCTTATAAGAttaagtatatataattataagaTTAAGTAAAAGTCTTATActgcagttaaaaataatttgtgtaccactaggggcttccctggtggctcatatggtaaagaatctaactgtaatgcaggaggctggggtttgatccctggatgaggaagatcccccaaagaagggaataacaacccactccagtattcttgcctggagaattctatggacagagaagccgggtaggttacagtccatggagttgcagagtcagatttgactgagcaagtaacactttctaTTTTACTTTCCATTATAATATTACAGTAGTCTGTATTTGTCTATATATTTACCTTATCAGTGATATTCATACTTTAATATGCTTTTATATGTTTAGCATCGCTTTGTTTCAACTTAAAGAACTTCCTTTAGTGCTTCTTATAAGGCAGTTCTAGTGGAGAtgaatttttcctatttttgtttgtctgggaaagtctttatttaatttttaaaggacagtTTTGAGATGTACAGTATTATTGGTTAGcagattttttctttcagtactttaaaatatgaatgtaaGTCTTTCTTGTCCTGCTAagtttctgctaaaaaaaaaGCCCCACTGATACTCTTATGAGGATTCTCTTTTATGTGATGAGTtgattttcccttgctgctttcaaaattctctctttctttgacttttgacatttgattataatgtgtctcTGTAGACCTCTTTGCACTCAACCTGTTTGAAATTTGTTGTGCATCATCAATCTGGAtgtccatttccttcctcagattTGGGTGTTtccaacatttatttctttaagtaacatttctgcccatttttctttctcttctccttctgggacaccATTGATGTATGTATTGATTTGCTTGATGTAGTCTCATATGTGCCATAGACTTTCTtcactgtttttcattttattcctctgATTGGATAATTTAAATTGATTTATAGTCAAGTTCACAGATTACTTTTTTCTATTTGGTCAAGTCTGCTGTTGAAgctctttatttaattttcagttcagtcactgtattctacagttaaaaaatatttggttggtccttttttatagtttctgtttctttattgaacttctcattttatgtattcctttcctgattttgttcAGTTATATGTTTTCTCTTACAGTTCACTGAGTTCCTTTAAGACAGTTATTTTGAATTCTAACAAAGAGTCAGTTActagagttttatttttgttcttttgctgGTGTTGTTTCCCTGATTCCTCATGATCCTTGTAACCTTGCATTAGTGTCTATACCTTTCAAGGAGGAGTCACTTCTTTGAGTCTTTATAGTCTGGCTTCAGCAAAGAAAGCTCTTTACCAGTTAATTTTGCCTGAGATCTGTGTGGGCTGGTTGGTGAGAACCATGAGCGGGAGCTGGTGAGGTATGTGTGCCGGCCTTACGCTGGGGTTCACTAGCAGGCAGGCTTGGTGCCAGGTTTGCACATGGCCTTACCAAGTCCTAAGATCTGTAGATGGAATGGATAGACTTGATGCCAAGGTTCACAGGCAGACCTGCTCTAGGGGGCTGTGGTTGAGCCTGGTTTCTGAACGCATTAGTGAGCAGGCTCGGTGCTGGGGTCCATGACAAGAACACCTGGCACTGGCATCTGCCTGTGTGCTTGTTCTCTCTTTCCCCCACAGAAGAACTCAGATCAAAGGTGGGTTTTTTGCATGCTTTTTTGTGCTCAGTTatgaaaggggtgacagaggtaAAGTAAAACTTTATTCCTATCCTTTCAATTGTGTCTTTTCTCGTTTCTGTGTTCCACCAGTGTGCTATAGTCTCTTACTTGGATTCTAAATCTTTCATAAAGGTATTTTTAATCCATAGATGGTTGTTAAATTAGTGCTTCTCTGGGGAGGGTGAAGGCTGGGACCTCCTAGCCCGCCATCTTGCTAACATCACtccttaattatatttttaaaagattgctcTGAGAATCTCAAAATAACCTGAAATAAAAACCTTGCTATGAAATCAAACCCCTAGCATTAACTTTTATCACAGTGATAATTTCTGTGCAAGGTATTGCCTTGAGCCAAAGTTGAGTTTCTCTCTACAATTCATGGAATCTCTGGATCTAGTTAGATGAGCGGTGTTTGTTGGTagccaagagaaagagaaagccttACCTCTGGCTACTGTGAACACTTACTTGAGTTCCTTTCCAAGTTGCTTTGCTCTGGGTTGATTTCAGAATGAGCACTGGGAGCCCCCATGCACAATGCTGCTGTACACAAAGAGTGAAAGaagaagaattttaagaaattattctcCCTTATCCTGAGGCCAAATTACTGTCAACAGATGTCCAGATGTGGTCCACATTTTGTCACTTTACATTATTAGTGTTAAATTTCCATCATAAGTGTTAACTTTCAatgtgattttctatttcttccccaCAGCAGTATTCTCACTGTTGACTTCACAAGCTAAACAGTTTTATCACTTACTGGATCTGAATATGCCACATACCAGTGTACCACTAACTGAGAATTCAGGTAAGTGGGTATTGTTCCTCAGGTGGGCTGGGAAACTCAGCTATTTAGTCGAATGGACAAACGAATGGACAAAAGGATAGGTTTCTGAGTCTTCAGAAATGGTGAACTAAGTGAACTAGTGTTGAACTAGAATGTCAAAGGCCAGGATGGGTCTCAAGATTAAGTCCAGAGTACTGAGTAGTTATATTGAGACTCAGCACTTCTATATATTGACCCCCATATATAGAATATCAAAGGGATATATGCACAAGTCTTATTTAAAGTGTGAGAAGAGACTTTAACTAACCATGTGGAACCTTAAAACTTGCCAAAATGACTTAGATACATGTGgcgactatatatatatttttggatataTGGGTTTTAGGATGAGAATGGTGTATCTATCCAGAGCATTGTTCTGTTACTGGGAAACAGTTTCTCGTGACTCACTGTAGTCATAGCATTGCCTACAAAAACCCACCTAAAATATCACTGGACATGATAATCTAGGctactggtttttaaaaatttttctgtaattgtattaacatattttaaaattaaatgataaatgatGCCACTAAGTAAAATGAGagatttaaaacaagaaaaatccaaAGCAATATAATTTCATATTCAGTCTCTAAATTTCCTTCTTATGACATTGTCCTCTTACCTTCTGATGGTTTCTTacacttcactttcacctatAGTTCATGACTGAACACTTAATTTCATTATTATCATGTCTTTATAATTTCTTATGTGCCTATGGGCATGCTCACAGACATTCACACGTGTAACCAATGAATTCATTTATACTTTATTGAAAACAAATGGAAGCAATCGAATGGAAATTCCCTTAACTTCCTCCACTTGTGACCTTCCCTCCTAGATATAGAACAGACAAAGTGCCCCTGCTTCTACCTAAGTCCTTTTCACCTAGATTTAATACTCTATTTCTCAAGTAATTCACTCTtgaaatttttcttcattctcctctAATGTCAGGGGACTTTCCTTTTCAAACGTATCACTATGAGCCATATAAAAGTACTCTGGctcaaaaaaagattttaataaaaaaatagtaatgtGGCTGATTTAGAACACTTCTTGTATGATAATGACCAGGAAGTGAGCTTTTAAGTATCTGAATATGGATTGTGGGACAGTaatgaagaaaacatttatgCAGAGTAAGATCTAGGTGCTGGGGTAACTGAGAAGCATTAAAGGACTTTTGATAtggatattctttttttgttttccagaaagaACACTTCTCTATATGATAATGAAAAACCATAGTGCTATCAATGAGTTCGTTCTTCTTGGACTATCTGTTGACCCAAATATTCAGGCTGTACTCTTTGTGCTGTTCCTTCTGATTTACCTCCTCACTCTGATGGGAAATTTATTGATGCTGCTGATGATTAGGGCTGATTTTCACCCCCAcacacccatgtacttcttcTTGAGACAGCTCTCCTTTCTGGATCTCTGCCATTCATCCGTCACAGTCCCCAAGATGCTGGAAAATCTACTTTCTGAAAGTAAAACCATCTTCATAGAGAGCTGCCTGGCTCAGGCCTTCCTTGTGTTTACCACCGGGGGCACTGAGGCCTGTCTGCTggctgtgatggcctatgaccgctacgtAGCCATCAGCTCCCCTCTGCTTTACAGCCAGGTGATGAACAGCCAGCTCTGTGTTGGGCTGGTGTGGGGCTCCTGGGGCCTGGCCTTTGTGGATGCTCTCATCAACATCCTCCTGGCTGTCGATTTAGACTATTGTGAGGACCAAACTATTCCCCACTTCAGCTGCGAGCtgtcttccctcttccctctgtcTTGCTCTGATACCTCCACCAATTTCACACTCCTGCTCTGCTCTTCATTCTTACATTTCTTTGGAACCTTCGTCTTCATCTTCTTCTCTTATACCTGTATTGTCTCCACCATCTTGAGCATTAGCTCCACCTCAGGCAGAAGTAAAGCCTTCTctacctgctcctcccacctcacTACTGTGATTTTGTTTTATGGCTCAGGTTTCCTCAGCTATCTGTTGCCAGCCTCAGGTTCTGCCCTGGAGATGATCGTCTCCTTGCAATACAGCGTGATCACTCCCATGCTGAATCCTTTCATCTATAGCCTGCAGAACAAGGAGGTGAAGGCAGCTATGGGAAGAGTGTTTAGAAAATACTTTCATTCTCTTTTGTAGTATACACAAAATGATTATGAAAGAGAAGTTGAACTACTGTGCTACATGATCAAACAATGGACTTTAAGGAGAGTTTCTTGATTGTCCAGGCTGCCAGATGTTACAGGGAACATAGAGCAATTATTTCCTTGGAAATGCTTCCAAAAAGGATAGAAGACTCTTGGGATGATTCAGGTTTAGTCTTATTtggcaaaggagaaatgaatCAGATAATTCTCTTTTTTACAGGatcattttgttaaaatgttgATTTATTATTCATATTATGTGAACATTTGTTGCTTGTGTTATTCCTCCTTCACACGTCTTTGAATAATGACACTCCAAATCCCTCGGAAAACTGATTTTCTCAAATTTATACATCCATAGAGTGAGGTGATCCTATAACCCAGGATAGACCAACCATTCTGTCCTTTTCTTCTGACAGTGCATTCAGGCAAGGAGTGAAACAAAAACCCAAGTGTTATTACTTAGAATCTTTCCATAGAAAATTCAAATATTGAGCaggaacaaacaacaacaacacacccATTATTCAGAAGAAAATCTGACTGTAGTGCCTAAAGAGACTGTGAAACCCTGTTCCCCTGGCACTTGTCCTTCCTGAGGTCATGTTTTTAATAGATATGGTAATAGTAGCCAATTTGTTACATCTCTTAACTCATGCCACAAAGTTCACTGAGCACCTGGGATAGACAGACTGGCCCCTCGAAGATGATCTCACAATCCCTGGAACTTGTAAATGCGTTATGTGGCAAAAAGGACTGGATGGATGAATAAGGTTATAGACCTTAAAAGAGCTTGGGTATCATAGATTATCCAAGTGAACTCAATCTAATCACATAAATCCTTGAACACAGAGAAACTTGTAGGCAGTTATGATGAAGCAGGAAGGAAAGGTCTTTTAAAGGTAATATCACAAAGACTCAAACCACCATTGCTGGCATGGGTCTGTGAGCCAGAGACTGGGTGGTTCCTAAAAGCTGAAAACAACTCCCAGCCAAAAccaggaaagaaatagaaacttcagtccatggaattcatgaactgaattctgccaacaacctggtGTCCCTTCCAATCCTCCAGGTAAGGCCTGCTGACTTGATTTGGCCTTATGTGACCCACATCAAAAAATCAGTTGAGCCCACCCATATTTCTGACCTAAAAAAGCttatcagaaaatatatttgtgtcATTTGAGTTTGTGGTCATGTGTTTTatggcagcaatagaaaactattaataatattcTTGTTCAgtggagcttccccagtggctcagcagtaaagaatcagcctgcaatgaaggataaacaggagacatgggttctatccctgggtcaggaagatttcctggaggaggaaatggcaatccactcaagtatccttgctgggaaaatcccatggacagaggcctggcaggacacagtccatagggttgcagagagtcagatacctaACTTTTATTATCTGTTATCTAACTTTTATTATCATACTTAAGGAGATGCATTTATTGTTAACTGTCCTTTACTGGTAAGGAAATGAGACTCAGGATGTTTATATACTGTCCAGAAATTCAGAGCAAGGAAATGGTGGAGCTGGAATTTTAACCCATGCAGTTTGAGTCGAGTCCACACACTCAATCACTGAAGTGCTGCTTCCACTAAGTCTGTGAGGCTCACAAGTACTTTCtgtaattatattttctgttgaATTAGTTGCTTACAAACAAAGAATGGTAGTTGATACAGGTATCAAAAGTGAggttcaaacaacagaaatttgggTGAAATGCAACAGATAAATGGTGAAAGTATTTAGAATTAGGTATTTGGTTAAGATTTTGGAAAGGACAGTAATTGCTATGCTTCCTCTTCTATTTTGTGAACTGTCCTTTTttccaaaaatgtatttttctccctttaattAAGCTATCTTCAGtcagtttctgtttctttcaaaGAAAACTGATTGGTTTTAAAATTAGAACTGGGAGATTGATTTGTAGACAACAACTCTCAGGGAAATGAGGATATTTAGTATTTATGATTGTGCTAAGACAGGTACAATGAAGTCAGTCATCTGTCCATCATTACTACTCATGATATATAATTGCCACTCTTATTTTAAGACCCATTGTTTGAGACCATGGACACTGTACTAAGC encodes the following:
- the LOC122678666 gene encoding olfactory receptor 8S1-like → MPHTSVPLTENSERTLLYMIMKNHSAINEFVLLGLSVDPNIQAVLFVLFLLIYLLTLMGNLLMLLMIRADFHPHTPMYFFLRQLSFLDLCHSSVTVPKMLENLLSESKTIFIESCLAQAFLVFTTGGTEACLLAVMAYDRYVAISSPLLYSQVMNSQLCVGLVWGSWGLAFVDALINILLAVDLDYCEDQTIPHFSCELSSLFPLSCSDTSTNFTLLLCSSFLHFFGTFVFIFFSYTCIVSTILSISSTSGRSKAFSTCSSHLTTVILFYGSGFLSYLLPASGSALEMIVSLQYSVITPMLNPFIYSLQNKEVKAAMGRVFRKYFHSLL